In a genomic window of Quercus lobata isolate SW786 chromosome 4, ValleyOak3.0 Primary Assembly, whole genome shotgun sequence:
- the LOC115986720 gene encoding protein ZINC INDUCED FACILITATOR-LIKE 1-like, protein MAEEYKESLLKKKYYENCPGCKVEQNKAVQRGIPFRELIFTWVIVLCTALPISSLFPFLYFMIRDFNIAKTEEDIGYYAGYVGSSFMLGRALTSVPWGMVADRYGRKPVIIIGTVAVVIFNTLFGLSVNFWMAVTTRFLLGSLNGLLGPIKAYVTEIFRDEYQALGVSTVSTAWGIGLIIGPALGGFLAQPAEKYPNIFSKESFFGRFPYFLPCLCISVFALAVTIACIWLPETLHKHGGNSILPDDSDEALEAGSCEPNEKGKTVETEESGPIPKKSLLRNWPLMSSIIVYCIFSLHDMAFREIFSLWAVSPRKFGGLSYSTKDVGEVLSVTGFGLLVFQLSLYPYVERLFGAIMVSRISGVLSIPVLASYPLIATLSGLALALVLNCASVIKNVLSVSIITGLFLLQNRAVDQDQRGAANGIAMTLMSLFKAAGPAGGGAIFSWAQKRQDAAFLPGDNMVFFVLNVIEAIGVLMTFKPFLIER, encoded by the exons ATGGCAGAGGAGTATAAAGAGAGTCTGTTGAAGAAGAAATACTATGAGAATTGTCCTGGTTGTAAGGTAGAGCAAAACAAAGCAGTGCAGAGAGGTATACCTTTCCGGGAGCTTATTTTTACATGGGTCATTGTGCTTTGCACTG CATTACCAATATCGTCtctttttccattcctttatttcaTG ATTAGGGATTTTAATATTGCAAAAACAGAGGAAGATATTGGCTACTATGCTGGTTATGTGG GGTCTTCATTTATGCTTGGAAGAGCTTTGACATCTGTTCCCTGGGGAATGGTGGCTGATCGCTATGGTCGAAAACCTGTTATAATTATAGGGACTGTCGCAGT ggTAATTTTCAACACTCTCTTTGGCCTTAGTGTAAATTTTTGGATGGCTGTTACTACAAGGTTTCTTCTTGGAAGTTTGAATGGCTTACTTGGACCAATAAAG GCATATGTAACAGAAATTTTCCGTGATGAATACCAAGCTTTAGGAGTATCAACA GTTAGTACAGCATGGGGCATAGGATTGATCATTGGCCCAGCTTTGGGAGGATTTCTTGCACAG CCAGCAGAGAAGTATCCCAACATATTTTCCAAAGAATCTTTTTTTGGGAG ATTTCCGTACTTCTTGCCTTGCCTTTGTATATCAGTTTTCGCGTTAGCCGTCACTATTGCTTGTATCTGGCTTCCG GAAACATTGCACAAGCATGGTGGAAATAGCATATTACCTGATGACTCAGACGAAGCTTTAGAAGCAGGATCCTGTGAACCTaatgaaaagggaaaaacaGTAGAAACAGAGGAAAGTGGTCCAATTCCTAAGAAGAGCCTCCTGAGGAATTGGCCTTTGATGTCATCTATCATTGTCTATTGTATCTTCTCACTTCATGATATGGCTTTCAGAGAG ATATTCTCCTTATGGGCTGTCAGCCCTCGGAAGTTTGGGGGTTTGAGCTACTCAACTAAAGATGTTGGTGAAGTTCTGTCAGTCACAG GTTTTGGGCTACTTGTTTTTCAACTTTCTTTATATCCGTATGTGGAGAGACTTTTTGGGGCCATAATGGTATCTCGCATTTCAGGG GTTTTATCCATACCCGTGCTAGCAAGTTACCCATTGATAGCCACATTGAGCGGGCTTGCCCTTGCCTTGGTGTTAAATTGTGCTTCTGTGATCAAGAATGTCTTATCT GTGTCCATTATAACTGGCTTGTTTCTTCTGCAAAATAGAGCCGTg GATCAAGACCAAAGAGGAGCTGCTAATGGCATTGCTATGACTTTAATGTCTCTATTCAAAGCAGCTGGTCCAGCTGGAGGTGGTGCCAT ATTTTCATGGGCACAAAAGCGTCAAGATGCTGCTTTCCTCCCAG GTGACAATATGGTTTTCTTTGTCCTGAATGTGATTGAAGCAATTGGAGTGCTGATGACATTCAAACCATTTCTTATTGAAAGATGA